A region of Peromyscus maniculatus bairdii isolate BWxNUB_F1_BW_parent chromosome 7, HU_Pman_BW_mat_3.1, whole genome shotgun sequence DNA encodes the following proteins:
- the LOC102914174 gene encoding olfactory receptor 8D1-like: MGTGNHSTADVFVLVGLTQQPELLLPLFLLFLGIYVVTVVGNLGMILLITVSPLLHTPMYYFLSSLSFVDLCYSTVITPKMLVNFLGKKNLILYSECMAQFFLFVIFVVAEGYLLTAMAYDRYVAICRPLLYNVIMSSRLCSLLVLVAFILGLLCAIAHTSALMKLSFCKSHIINHYFCDALPLLKLSCSNTHLNELLVFVTGGTNTLVPTVAVAVSYVFIFCSILRIKSSEGRSKAFGTCSSHLMAVGIFFGSITFMYLKPSSSTSLEQEKVSSVFYTTVIPMLNPLIYSLRNKDVKKALGRFLVGR; encoded by the coding sequence ATGGGCACGGGGAATCATTCTACTGCAGATGTGTTTGTGTTGGTGGGATTAACGCAGCAGCCAGAGCTCCTGCTGCCCCTGTTCCTCCTGTTCCTGGGAATCTATGTGGTAACAGTTGTGGGGAACCTGGGCATGATCCTGCTCATCACAGTCAGCCCTCTGCTGCATACTCCCATGTATTATTTCCTCAGCAGCTTATCCTTTGTTGATCTCTGCTATTCCACTGTCATTACACCCAAAATGCTGGTGAACTTTCTTGGGAAGAAAAACTTGATCCTCTATTCTGAGTGCATGGctcagttctttttgtttgtgatCTTTGTGGTGGCTGAGGGTTACCTCCTGACTGCTATGGCATATGATCGATATGTGGCCATCTGCAGACCACTGCTGTACAATGTGATCATGTCCTCAAGACTCTGTTCACTATTAGTTCTGGTTGCCTTTATCCTAGGCCTTTTGTGTGCCATTGCACACACAAGTGCTCTGATGAAGCTGAGCTTCTGCAAATCCCATATCATAAATCATTACTTCTGTGATGCTCTCCCCCTCCTCAAACTCTCCTGCTCTAACACACATCTCAATGAGCTTCTCGTATTTGTCACTGGAGGGACCAACACTTTGGTGCCCACCGTAGCTGTTGCTGTCTCCTATGTCTTCATCTTCTGCAGCATCCTTCGCATCAAGTCATCAGAGGGCCGGTCCAAAGCCTTTGGAACCTGCAGCTCTCACCTCATGGCTGTGGGAATCTTCTTTGGGTCTATCACCTTTATGTATCTTAAGCCTTCTTCAAGTACCTCTCTAGAGCAAGAGAAGGTGTCCTCTGTGTTTTATACCACAGTGATCCCCATGCTGAACCCATTAATATATAGTTTGAGGAACAAAGATGTGAAGAAAGCCTTGGGCAGATTCTTGGTGGGGAGATAA
- the LOC102914497 gene encoding olfactory receptor 10D1B-like: protein MPLRLYSRFSCIFETMMNLSIVTHFVLLGIPHTEGLETTLFVLFLSFYIFTLVGNLLILLAIVSSSRLHTPMYFFLCQLSMCDIFFPSVSSPKMLFYLSGNTQVISYAGCVCQLFFYHFLGCTECFLYTVMTYDRFVAICHPLRYSTIMNHRACAILATGTSFFGCIQATFLTTLTFQLPYCGPNEVDYYFCDIPAMLKLACADTSALEMVGLISVGLMPLSCFLLILTSYSCILCSILQIRSAEGRHRAFSTCSAHLTAILLAFMPVVLIYLQPTPNPWLNAAVQVLNNLVTPMLNPLIYSLRNKEVKCSLKKVLQQVPILSKK from the exons ATGCCTCTCAGACTTTACTCTAGATTT TCATGCATTTTTGAAACCATGATGAATCTCTCTATAGTGACTCACTTTGTCCTGCTTGGCATCCCACACACAGAGGGTCTGGAGACCACACTCTTTGTCCTGTTTTTATCTTTCTACATCTTCACTCTGGTGGGGAACCTGCTCATACTCCTTGCAATTGTATCTTCTTCTAGGcttcacacacccatgtacttcttcctgtgCCAGCTGTCCATGTGTGACATATTTTTCCCTTCAGTTAGCTCTCCCAAGATGCTGTTCTACCTCTCGGGAAACACCCAAGTAATCTCCTACGCAGGCTGTGTGTGCCAGCTCTTCTTCTACCATTTCCTGGGTTGTACTGAATGTTTTCTGTACACAGTGATGACCTATGACCGCTTTGTGGCCATATGCCATCCTCTAAGATACTCAACAATCATGAATCACAGAGCGTGTGCCATTCTGGCAACAGGGACATCATTTTTTGGCTGCATTCAGGCTACTTTTCTGACCACTCTCACTTTCCAGCTGCCCTACTGTGGTCCCAATGAGGTGGACTATTACTTCTGTGATATACCTGCTATGCTAAAACTGGCTTGTGCAGACACATCAGCCCTGGAGATGGTGGGGCTCATCAGTGTGGGCCTGATGCCCCTCAGctgcttcctcctcatcctcacctCCTACAGCTGTATCCTCTGCTCCATTCTGCAAATCCGATCTGCTGAGGGGCGGCATAGAGCTTTCTCCACTTGCAGTGCCCATCTTACTGCCATCCTCCTTGCCTTTATGCCAGTGGTCCTCATATACCTCCAGCCTACCCCCAATCCCTGGCTCAATGCAGCTGTGCAGGTCTTGAATAACCTGGTCACACCCATGCTGAATCCTTTGATCTACAGCCtgagaaataaagaagtaaaatgtTCTCTGAAGAAAGTACTACAGCAAGTGCCAATTCTGTCTAAGAAATGA